The sequence ACGGGTAAGCGCTTTCTGGCCCATAACGGCCGCGACCCCGGCGATGCCGATGCCCCGATTTTGCTTTGGTTTGAGTTTACGCCCGGCAAGGCCCCCTATTACAAAGAGCACGTGATTGATACCGATTCTGGCGCGGGGCTCAACATTGTGGCGCAGGATATGAACGGCGATGGCAAAACTGACCTCGTCGTAGCCAATAAAAACGGCGTGTTTCTGTTTGAGAACAAACTCAAGAAGTAGGCTCAGCTGCGCAGAAAAACGAGCACCATAAAGCCCACAATGATGGCCTCCACAATCCAGATGCGGAGCACGTTCCCGTTTGATGCCCGCCGAACGATGTAGTGAAGCCCAATGGCCCCCAACAGGACGGGAATCCCGAAGATGAACTGAAGCACGTTGTTTTCCTGGCTGGGCTTCACAAAGCCATAAGCGATCATGATCAGCCCCATAAGAGCCACAAGCAGGAGCGGCGTGATAAAGCCGGCGATCTTCTCAAGGTTCATAACGCGTTGCTGGTTGGACTGGGCCGTTGGCTAACGAACCCAGATGTGCGCAAACAGGGTAAACCTGAACGATACGTTTCCCTTATAACTAGATAATCCGTTTTTACTCATTTAGTTTGAACGACCACCACTACCAGTCGCCTAACCCGATCAGGTTACCCAACTAACTAGGCCGTAAACAGGCACACTTCGCCGAAAAAGCCCGTGTATGGGGTTATTTCCATAAATTCGGGCGGAGCAACGGCTGTATGATGAAAATTCTGTTGGTTGAAGACGAGGTCAAAACGGTGCAGAGCATCAGGCAGGGGCTGGAAGAACACCAATGGGAGGTTGACGTGGCCTACGACGGCGCGATGGGTTACCAGTTGGCGACCCGGTCGGCCTACGCGCTCATTATCTCCGACGTTATCCTGCCCGGCCTGAACGGTCTGGAGCTGTGCCGCAAGCTGCGGGCGGCCAACGTGACTACCCCTATTTTGATGCTGACGGCGCTAGGCACCACCGACGACAAGATCACGGGCCTCGACGCGGGAGCCGACGATTACCTCGTCAAACCCTTTGAATTCCGCGAACTGATGGCGCGGGTACGGGCGCTCACCCGGCGCAGCACCGGCAACGTACCCAGCACCAACCTGCTGAAGATTGCCGATCTGGAACTGAACCCCGATACCAAGCAGGTCACACGAGCGGGCAAAGATATTACCCTGACAGCCAAGGAGTTCCAGCTACTCGAATACTTCCTGCGGCATCAGGGTCGGGTTATTTCCAAAGTCGAACTGGCCGAAAAATTTTGGGATGTAACCTTCGACACCGGCACCAACATCATCGAGGTTTACATCAACTTCCTGCGCAAAAAGATCGACAAGGAGTTTGAGCCCAAGATTCTGCACACGCAGATCGGCATGGGGTACGTCGTAAAGCTGCCGTCGTAATGATCAACATACGCACCCGGCTCACCTACCAATTCGTCGTTCTGGTCACGCTGATCCTGCTGCTGTTCTCGCTCGGCGTTTATTTTTTCAGCAAACTGTACCTCGAAAAACGGTTCTACAAGCGCCTTCAGGACCGCGCCATCACCACCACCACGCTCCTCTTCGACCTGCAACAGACCGACAGCACGGTGCTG comes from Fibrella aestuarina BUZ 2 and encodes:
- a CDS encoding response regulator transcription factor, which encodes MKILLVEDEVKTVQSIRQGLEEHQWEVDVAYDGAMGYQLATRSAYALIISDVILPGLNGLELCRKLRAANVTTPILMLTALGTTDDKITGLDAGADDYLVKPFEFRELMARVRALTRRSTGNVPSTNLLKIADLELNPDTKQVTRAGKDITLTAKEFQLLEYFLRHQGRVISKVELAEKFWDVTFDTGTNIIEVYINFLRKKIDKEFEPKILHTQIGMGYVVKLPS